ACGAGACCGTCGCGGACCGACTGGACACGATTATCGACCGCCGGGAGGAGTGCCCGGACTGTTTCGACGCCGAGGAAGACTGTTGTGCCTACCTCGAGGCGGGGTCGCTCGCGGAGTGACGGCGTGACGGCGTGGCGGCATGGCGACGTGTTGGCATCGGTCGCGGACGGTACGGGAGTTTATATAAGATCGGGCGGCCAGACCCGGCGTGCGCTGTCCGACCTGTGAGAAGTCCCTGCAGACGGAGCGGGGATTGCGACAACACCACACGAAAGTCCACGGAGAGCCACTGCCGAACCGGACGTGTACGGGCTGTGGCCTCGAGTTCTACGATCCGAAGTCGAGACGAGTCTACTGCGACGACTACAATCCGAACGGCGGCTCGAACAACGGCAACTGGAAGGATGCCATGGAGGAGGCTTCGTGCGTGCGTTGTGACGAGACGTTCGAGTACTATCCCTCGAACAAGGAGGGCGTGTACTGTCCGTCGTGCGTCGCTGACGCGGATGGACTGCTCCGGGACAATCCGTCGGCGCCGGGTGAACGGGTATCGACCATGTGTGCGTACTGCGACGCTAATCTCGAGGTCTATCCGTCCCGTGTTGAGGCGAACGAGCGCGGCGTGTTCTGTGATCGGACGTGTTACGGAAACTGGCTCTCGGAGACGATCGTCGGCGAGAATCACCACCAGTGGGCCGGTGGCCCGATATCGTACGGGCGAGCGTGGTGGAAAATACGCCGGCGGGCGCTCGAACGAGACGACTATCGCTGTCAGGCGTGTGGCCGCGACAACGAGGCGATTGGGCGAAATCCCGACGTCCATCACGTCATCCCGGTCCGAACGTTCGACGACCCCGAAGACGCCCATACTCTGGATAACGTCGTTTCACTCTGTCGTCGTTGTCATCGACTGGCAGAGGAGGGGTCGATCGCCGTTTCACCTGACGGAAAAAGGTAACACTATTACTTTTCGACCGACTACGACTGGATACCCACTGTCAAGCCGACGGCTGGCCGTGGAGACGCGTACAGTCCCGTGGTGTAGTGGCCAATCATAATGGCCTTTGGACGCAATCGGAACCCACCTATTGCGGGAGACAGCCATTGACGGCGGTTCGAATCCGCCCGGGACTATGGCATATTTTTTACATTAATTCCTCGGGCCAGGGCACCACGCTCGAGAACGAACCGTAACGACTGTAGCCTCGTCCACACCACGTCCGGTATGGCGAGATGGCTTCAGAGCGGGCGGCGACGCGATATCTGTTACCTCCTCGCAGCGATGGAGGCGGCGCGCGGCCAGCAACTCAAGTCGGCCCTCGAGTCCCACTACGACGAGCGCCTCGAGCCGAAGGCGTTCTACGGATCGCTGTCGGCACTCGTCGACGCGGGGTTCGTCGAGAAGGACGTCGAGGGACTCCACGACGTCTATCGCCTGACCGACGCCGGCGAGGCTCGCGTGCGCGAACACGGGTCGTGGGTGCGGGCGTGTCTCGAGGGCGAAAACGGGAACGACGGTCCCGAATAACGCAACTTACTCGAGGAGTCGGTCCCCAATCGTATTTCGCAGAATCTCGCTCGTGCCCTCGTAGATCTCGTTGAGTTTGGCGTCCCGGTAGAAGCGCTCGGCGGGGAAGTCCTTGGTGTAGCCGTAGCCACCGTGGATCTGGATGCCCTCGTTGGCGACCTCACGGGAGACCTCGCTGGCGTAGAGTTTCGCCTGAGCGGCCTCGGTGATGTAGTCCTCGCCGCGGATCTTGTTGTCGGCGGCCCTGTGCATCAGCAGTTTCGCGGCCTGGATCTTCGTGTCCATGTCCGCGAGTTTGTGCTTGATGGCCTGGAACTCGCCGATGGGCTGGCCGAACTGCTCGCGCTCGCCGGCGTACGACCGGGCTTCGTCGAAGGCGGCACGGGCGATGCCGACGCCACGGGCCGCGATGGTGATGCGGCCGCCGTTGAGCGTCTTGAGTGCCTGGACGAAGCCGTCGCCCTCCTCGCCGAGTCGACGGTCGGCAGGGATCCGGAGGTCGTCGAAGCGGAGTTCGGCGGTAGGACAGCCCTTGTCGCCGAGCTTCTCCTCCGTGCCCTCGACGTAGAAGCCGTCGTCCTCCTCGGGGCGTACAACGAACGAGGAGATGCCGCGGTTGCCGGCGTCGGGATCGGTCTTCGCGAAGAGGGTGACGGTGTCGGCGACGGATCCGTTCGAGATCCAGAGCTTCCCGCCGTTGACGACGTATTCGTCTCCATCACGTTCGGCCGTCGTCGTCATCGAGGGCACGTCGCTGCCGGCTCCGGCTTCGGAGAGGGCGAACGCGCCGACGTCTTTCCCCTCGGCGAGCGGCGTCAGGTACGCCTCCTTCTGAGATTCGTCACCGAACTCGTAGAGCATGTTCCCCGCCAGCGAGATGTGCGCGGCGACGACGGTTCCCAGTCCACCCGAGCCCCGGGAAATCTCCTCGATCCCGATCGCGTAGGAGTGGTAGTCGAGACCCGCGCCACCGTACTCCTCGGGAAACGGCATCCCCATCAGGCCCAGGTCGGCCATCTGGTCGACGAGATCTCGCGGAAACTCGTCTTCGTGGTCGATCTCGCTCGCGACGGGCACGATCTCCTCGTCGACGAACTCCGCGACCATGTCCCGAATCTGTGCCTGCTCCGGCGAGAGGCTGAAGTCCATGACCGATCCATCGAGCGGCCCCCGCTTTATTGTTGTTGTACGCTCGTCCCGTTGAATTGCGTGTATTCGACCGCCCTTCGAGACCCGGTGGGTCGGCCCCATCCAGGATGAACCGACTGGTCCGGTTCGCATATATTCAGGATCGTCCGCGACCGGGGTGTTTTTCCGGAACGACGACCAATAAGGGGCCAAGATGACTACGGGCCACTCCCCTCCAGCCGCCGAATCCGACATCGAGTGGTGTTACGACGCCGTCCACGGCGTTTCGCGCACCTTCTCGATTACCATCGACCGACTCGAGGAGCCGATGGCGCGTCACATCTGCCTGGGGTACCTCCTGTGTCGAATCGCGGATACGATCGAGGACGCCGGTCACATTCCGCCGGCCGAGCAGACCGCCCTGCTCGAGGAGTTCGATCGGGTACTCGATCCGGACGCCGAAACGACGGCGGAAGACTTCCGCGAGGCTGTCAAACCCTGGATCCCGGAGGAGCGATCTAGCGACTGGGACGTCGTCGCGCACACCCCGCGAGTCGTCAGGTCCTTCGAATCGCTCGAGGACGAACCTCGAGAGATCATGCGCGAACCCGTCAGGGAACTCGTCGACG
This region of Natronosalvus halobius genomic DNA includes:
- a CDS encoding acyl-CoA dehydrogenase, which translates into the protein MDFSLSPEQAQIRDMVAEFVDEEIVPVASEIDHEDEFPRDLVDQMADLGLMGMPFPEEYGGAGLDYHSYAIGIEEISRGSGGLGTVVAAHISLAGNMLYEFGDESQKEAYLTPLAEGKDVGAFALSEAGAGSDVPSMTTTAERDGDEYVVNGGKLWISNGSVADTVTLFAKTDPDAGNRGISSFVVRPEEDDGFYVEGTEEKLGDKGCPTAELRFDDLRIPADRRLGEEGDGFVQALKTLNGGRITIAARGVGIARAAFDEARSYAGEREQFGQPIGEFQAIKHKLADMDTKIQAAKLLMHRAADNKIRGEDYITEAAQAKLYASEVSREVANEGIQIHGGYGYTKDFPAERFYRDAKLNEIYEGTSEILRNTIGDRLLE
- a CDS encoding PadR family transcriptional regulator, translating into MARWLQSGRRRDICYLLAAMEAARGQQLKSALESHYDERLEPKAFYGSLSALVDAGFVEKDVEGLHDVYRLTDAGEARVREHGSWVRACLEGENGNDGPE
- a CDS encoding HNH endonuclease; translation: MRCPTCEKSLQTERGLRQHHTKVHGEPLPNRTCTGCGLEFYDPKSRRVYCDDYNPNGGSNNGNWKDAMEEASCVRCDETFEYYPSNKEGVYCPSCVADADGLLRDNPSAPGERVSTMCAYCDANLEVYPSRVEANERGVFCDRTCYGNWLSETIVGENHHQWAGGPISYGRAWWKIRRRALERDDYRCQACGRDNEAIGRNPDVHHVIPVRTFDDPEDAHTLDNVVSLCRRCHRLAEEGSIAVSPDGKR